From Deltaproteobacteria bacterium:
CCTTCGCCGACGTCCCGCCCGCGGGCAGCCCGATCCTCTCGCTCCCCTACATCAAGAACTACGTGCGGGCGCTGCGGTGGAGCGTGGCGCGCGCCCGGAGCGTCGAGGCGCTGACCCTGGGCTTCCAGGCGGAGGTCCGGCCGGAGCTCCTCCTCTTCTACTTCCAGTGCTCCGACTCCCTCCTGCACCGCTTCTGGATCTTCCAGAAGCCGGAGGCCGAGATCGTCGAGCGCCTCGACACCCACGGGATCCCCACGAAGCACGCGGCCGAGCTGAAGGCGCGCTTCGGCCGGGTCGTGCAGGCCTGCTACGAGGACATGGACGCCCGGATCGGCCGCATCCTCGAGGCCACCCGGGGCGAGGAGACCCTGGTCCTCGTCGTCTCCGACCACGGCTTCGGCGAGGCCCCCTTCCCCCACCCCCGCAAGACCGAGCCCTACGGGGGCAACCACCGGGACGACGGCCTGCTGATCGCGGCGGCGCCCTGGATCGAGAAGGGGAGCCGCCTCCCCCAGACCCACGTCCTGGACCTGGCGCCGACCCTGCTGCACCTCTTCGGGCAGCCCCTGGCGAAGGACATGCCCGGGAAGGTCCTCGGGGAGCTCCTCTCCCCCGAGGCGAAGGCCAGGGAGCCCCGCACGATCCCCAGCTACGAGAAGAAGCCGCAGACCAAGATCCCCTACCGCGACGGCTGGCCGGCCCGCCGCTTCCGGCCCCTCGCCGAGGATCGCTAGGCGGGGCCCGTCCCCGGCCGGCGGGGAGGCCGCGGCGATTGTTGTGATCGTCTCGAGGGAGGGGAGCGTAACTCTCCACTGAGAGGTCCAATTCGATGCTGCAGCTCCTCTTCGACGACAAGTACGCCCTCTGGAGCGACCTGATCCACCGGGGGTCCGATCGGCTCTTCCTCGCGACGGAGGACACGCCGGAGATCGGCTCCCGGGTCCCGCTGGAGATCCGGGCGAAGGCCGGCGGGCTGCCGATCCGGTTGAACGTCGAGGTCGTGGCGCGCCGTCCCCGCAGCCGGCGCTTCCAGGCGGGCTGCTACATCCGCCTCGACGGAGAGAGCCTGGACAAGTGCCGGCGCTTCCTGGGGCTCGAGCCGCCCGGCGCCGCCTACCAGCGCGCCCGGCGCTCGGCGCGGGTCCACACCGAGGTGCGGGTCCGGGTCGAGACCCCCGCGGGCGAGAAGAGGGGGACCACCCGCAACCTCTCCAGCACCGGGGCCTTCCTCGTCGTGCCGGCGTCCCTGAACCCCGGGGAGCGGTTGCAGCTCGTGCTCGAGCTCCCCGACGGAGAGGTCGAGGTGGAGGCGGACGTGCAGTGGGGCTCCAAGAACGGCCACAACGCCATCGGCGTGAGGTTCGTCGCGCTCTCGGTCGCCGACCGCACGCGGATCG
This genomic window contains:
- a CDS encoding alkaline phosphatase family protein, whose translation is MKKKPVLLLLALFLAGLVPGTGAALEEDRKLDPPKVILIGLDAVSLNIVEPLAAAGALPTLDRLMKEGATGDHRSIWPLRTPQVWTTLVTGKYPGQHGIWDHYSDTKYSPPEFRKKKRTRLTTENRRSKALWNILDDAGIQVMSVGWIASWPAEKLEHGVMLAPPVRIDPAKQVSIKGSFWRDVGQQVQPKSLWPRVKETIVEGSDLSDEDLKAFADVPPAGSPILSLPYIKNYVRALRWSVARARSVEALTLGFQAEVRPELLLFYFQCSDSLLHRFWIFQKPEAEIVERLDTHGIPTKHAAELKARFGRVVQACYEDMDARIGRILEATRGEETLVLVVSDHGFGEAPFPHPRKTEPYGGNHRDDGLLIAAAPWIEKGSRLPQTHVLDLAPTLLHLFGQPLAKDMPGKVLGELLSPEAKAREPRTIPSYEKKPQTKIPYRDGWPARRFRPLAEDR
- a CDS encoding response regulator; this translates as MLQLLFDDKYALWSDLIHRGSDRLFLATEDTPEIGSRVPLEIRAKAGGLPIRLNVEVVARRPRSRRFQAGCYIRLDGESLDKCRRFLGLEPPGAAYQRARRSARVHTEVRVRVETPAGEKRGTTRNLSSTGAFLVVPASLNPGERLQLVLELPDGEVEVEADVQWGSKNGHNAIGVRFVALSVADRTRIEAHVLRTLTLLRQGAVKGPAPVVVADDDPAIIDLLVTALSRHDFEVYEARTGPDALSLIRQLHPRVVLLDILMPGLDGVDICKTLRSDGELFAVPVIFISALEEEALERVADEAGASDFLSKPLVLADLLNMVGEYLRG